In Camelus ferus isolate YT-003-E chromosome 10, BCGSAC_Cfer_1.0, whole genome shotgun sequence, the following proteins share a genomic window:
- the KDM4D gene encoding lysine-specific demethylase 4D, giving the protein MESMKSKAKCTQNPSCRIMIFHPTKEEFNDFDKYIAYIESQGAHRAGVAKIIPPKGWKARQTYDDINDILIATPLQQVASGKAGVFTQYHRKKKAMTVSEYRHLANSDKYRTPPHLNFEELERKYWKTRGYDSPIYGADISGSLFDENTKEWNLGHLGTIQDLLEQECGVVIEGVNSPYLYFGMWKTAFAWHTEDMDLYSINFLHFGEPKTWYAVPPEHGRRLERLAKELFPGSSRGCGAFLRHKVALISPTVLKDNGIPFGRVTQEAGEFMVTFPYGYHSGFNHGFNCAEAINFATPRWIDYGKVASQCSCGEARVSFSMDAFVRILQPERYELWKRGQDRAVVDHTGPTAPGGQGLSAWRDVRVPAEATMGPRHRPPRLALQKLVAAGSRTRRQHSVRPAFRRPSLARGSTSAAQFSAATARKPPELGPTPPLTPGPSTADLHPTGRYGRGRRPREQGTQELTVQARVKRRLSGDATQHPEAQPLPLEGPSMDSRALLSPGLQHPA; this is encoded by the coding sequence ATGGAAAGTATGAAGTCTAAGGCCAAATGTACCCAGAACCCAAGTTGTAGAATAATGATATTTCATCCAACCAAAGAAGAGTTTAACGATTTTGATAAATACATTGCTTACATAGAATCCCAAGGTGCACACCGAGCGGGCGTGGCTAAGATAATTCCACCAAAAGGATGGAAAGCCAGGCAGACCTATGATGATATCAATGACATCTTAATAGCCACTCCCCTCCAACAGGTGGCCTCTGGCAAGGCAGGTGTGTTTACTCAATAccacagaaagaagaaagccatGACCGTGAGCGAGTATCGCCACTTGGCAAACAGTGACAAATACCGGACTCCACCACACTTGAATTTCGAGGAACTGGAGCGCAAATATTGGAAAACTCGCGGCTATGATTCCCCGATCTACGGCGCGGACATCAGTGGCTCCTTATTTGATGAAAACACCAAAGAGTGGAACCTGGGTCACCTGGGAACCATTCAGGACCTGCTGGAGCAGGAGTGCGGAGTGGTCATCGAAGGCGTCAACAGCCCCTACCTGTACTTCGGCATGTGGAAGACCGCCTTCGCCTGGCACACGGAGGACATGGACCTGTACAGCATCAACTTCCTGCACTTCGGGGAGCCCAAGACCTGGTACGCGGTGCCCCCGGAGCACGGCCGGCGCCTGGAACGCCTGGCCAAGGAGCTGTTCCCGGGCAGCTCGCGGGGCTGCGGGGCCTTCCTGCGGCACAAGGTGGCTCTGATCTCGCCCACGGTCCTCAAGGACAACGGCATCCCATTCGGCCGGGTCACTCAGGAGGCTGGCGAGTTCATGGTGACGTTCCCCTATGGCTACCACTCTGGCTTCAACCACGGCTTCAACTGTGCGGAAGCCATCAATTTCGCCACCCCGCGCTGGATCGACTATGGCAAGGTGGCCTCGCAGTGCAGCTGCGGGGAGGCGCGGGTGTCCTTCTCCATGGACGCGTTCGTGCGCATCCTGCAGCCCGAGCGCTATGAGCTGTGGAAACGCGGGCAGGACCGGGCGGTGGTGGACCACACGGGGCCCACGGCGCCTGGCGGCCAGGGCCTGAGCGCCTGGAGGGACGTCCGGGTGCCCGCCGAGGCCACGATGGGTCCGAGGCACCGCCCACCCCGCCTGGCCTTGCAGAAGCTGGTGGCCGCGGGCAGTAGGACCCGCCGCCAACACTCTGTGCGTCCGGCGTTCCGGCGCCCCTCATTGGCACGGGGTTCTACCTCTGCTGCTCAGTTCAGTGCTGCCACTGCCCGCAAACCCCCGGAGCTTGGCCCAACCCCGCCGCTGACCCCAGGTCCATCCACCGCGGATCTCCATCCAACTGGCAGATATGGTCGCGGTCGTCGTCCTCGGGAACAGGGGACTCAGGAGCTGACTGTCCAGGCCCGGGTTAAGAGGCGCCTCTCGGGAGACGCTACTCAACACCCGGAGGCTCAGCCCTTGCCTTTGGAAGGACCCTCCATGGACAGCCGTGCACTGCTGAGCCCTGGACTCCAGCATCCTGCTTAA